One stretch of Deinococcus taeanensis DNA includes these proteins:
- a CDS encoding MerR family transcriptional regulator, with amino-acid sequence MSAQFLPPDWSGNLDALVEAANQLLPVILPDDRTGRSKDGVNARLVRHYTTERLLDEPLRQGREARYTRRHLLQLLTLRRLMADGHGAAALRGTLQGHADPELEALLTGERQLDVQPSNPALDYLRTLSAPSLSPASLPGAVPPAAAFPAAPSTPAAERLTRLTLAPGIELLVRTDARLPKSRLEQDHLAQTFLDALDRLRRPR; translated from the coding sequence ATGTCAGCGCAGTTCCTTCCCCCCGACTGGTCGGGCAACCTTGACGCCCTTGTCGAAGCCGCCAACCAGCTGCTTCCGGTCATCCTGCCCGACGACAGGACCGGCCGCTCCAAAGACGGCGTCAACGCCCGCCTGGTCCGCCACTACACCACCGAACGCCTGCTTGACGAACCCCTCCGGCAGGGCCGCGAGGCCCGCTACACCCGCCGCCACCTGCTGCAGCTGCTCACCCTGCGCCGCCTGATGGCCGATGGTCACGGCGCCGCCGCCCTGCGCGGCACCCTGCAGGGCCACGCCGACCCGGAACTCGAAGCCCTGCTCACCGGTGAGCGTCAGCTGGACGTGCAGCCCAGCAACCCGGCCCTCGACTACCTCCGGACCCTGAGTGCCCCTTCCCTGAGCCCGGCCTCCCTTCCGGGCGCCGTCCCGCCCGCCGCCGCCTTCCCTGCCGCGCCCTCTACGCCCGCTGCGGAACGCCTGACGCGCCTCACCCTCGCGCCCGGCATCGAGCTGCTCGTCCGCACCGACGCCCGGCTGCCGAAAAGCCGCCTGGAACAGGACCACCTCGCCCAGACATTCCTCGACGCCCTCGACCGCCTCAGGAGGCCCCGATGA
- a CDS encoding ParB/RepB/Spo0J family partition protein, translating into MSKATKRSRADAFGSLLGSVSAAVSPADANAVPIDRITVRPGQPRRFFDEASLASLAQSIQAQGVLQPVLLRPAGDRYELIAGERRLRAAKLAGLTEIPATVRDVPDTDADLMAALENLQREDLNPLDEVEATLTIIARDLGVTEAEVIPLLHAQRRTPDPAVVAQLDQVFSRVGRGSWRSFATNKAGVLRFAPELLTLMRQGHLEYTRAAALSRVKDERRRAELLRRTLEENLSVRDITLASRTAPAPESPVAQVRRLLDDRRVAQLGQRERARAEKLLKELATLLGSGVEPKESRS; encoded by the coding sequence GTGTCTAAAGCCACCAAACGGAGCCGCGCCGACGCCTTCGGGTCCCTGCTGGGTTCCGTCAGCGCCGCGGTCTCCCCTGCCGACGCGAACGCCGTTCCTATCGACCGCATCACGGTGCGCCCGGGTCAGCCCCGCCGCTTTTTCGACGAGGCCAGCCTGGCGTCCCTGGCGCAGAGCATCCAGGCGCAGGGGGTGCTGCAGCCGGTGCTGCTGCGCCCCGCTGGGGACCGCTATGAACTCATCGCGGGGGAGCGCCGCCTGCGGGCCGCGAAGCTCGCCGGCCTGACGGAGATTCCGGCCACAGTCCGGGACGTGCCGGACACCGACGCCGACCTCATGGCAGCGCTCGAGAACCTGCAGCGTGAGGACCTCAACCCCCTTGATGAGGTGGAGGCGACCCTGACCATCATCGCGCGGGACCTCGGCGTCACCGAAGCTGAAGTTATTCCCCTGCTGCATGCCCAGCGCCGCACACCGGACCCGGCTGTGGTGGCGCAGCTCGACCAGGTGTTCTCACGGGTCGGCCGGGGATCCTGGCGGTCCTTTGCGACGAACAAGGCCGGGGTGCTGCGCTTCGCCCCGGAACTCCTGACCCTGATGCGCCAGGGACACCTGGAGTACACCCGCGCCGCGGCGCTGTCACGGGTCAAGGACGAGAGGCGGCGGGCGGAGCTGCTGCGCCGGACCCTCGAGGAGAACCTGAGCGTCCGGGACATCACGCTGGCGAGCCGGACTGCGCCTGCGCCCGAGAGCCCTGTGGCCCAGGTGCGGCGACTGCTCGACGACCGGCGCGTGGCGCAACTGGGACAGCGCGAGCGTGCCCGGGCCGAAAAGCTGCTCAAAGAGCTCGCGACTCTTCTCGGCAGCGGTGTTGAGCCAAAAGAGTCCCGCTCTTAA
- a CDS encoding plasmid pRiA4b ORF-3 family protein, whose protein sequence is MTTSRQPSRGMCRACGYVGTKASMTKHQAGCALRQAADGPTHDVWRLRVSGADLPAYWLDVEMLPGATLDDLDRFLRDIWLECCGHLSSFTIGPQFGHDWEAGPASRRTRQPPLAGLGLQPGDRFGYTYDFGSSTTLTVQVQAYESVSGNAADKVKVLARNLPPVLTCTRCGKPARWVHTGEADAATGGPLLYCGVHGRRTRDEQLPVVNSPRMGVCGYEGRSDEHGPPASPGLTGKPDPAHATRPTRGPGQDVTRLETLSLLDEDLDQEVLAYVQTLPLQANTVWMVAVQELPDVLPTAEGLSAVVLVVDAASGQIMTSEVTGEITAQVVQEIVLGTMLAPEAAGLEPQRPGQIFTLDAALAFSLHTALAALGIRVERRDDPEFKALLARLSAEVSAEMRALVDSQRPQAFLQDVPDQDVRDLVETFARFMKAKPWQTFAPDKPLRASWTNPDGTGSQLYATVLGDLGEVHGLALYPDWLTYNKHLLNSFNPELVLLATGGLESLTLSRRDEVHPDDWERLRAAGLPARAKAGPALARVGQTGTERPTCALRPLTAVLNILSARAERSSRAVTSLNADLGGIRVKYPADPRDELSAQDRRGSIELQVRSSVGPFTDDGVAVLTGPPEMLVRTALAQARRLLEQPAAPGRHVYLPSHLESAAQVLEDGGIFGDLHVRVWESRPSSPALTLAHLTALGPLVDGGLATIEVRTRPAEVDGLTVALRPVDPEEGQA, encoded by the coding sequence ATGACCACTTCCCGTCAGCCGTCCCGGGGGATGTGCCGCGCCTGCGGCTATGTCGGCACCAAAGCCAGCATGACGAAGCACCAGGCCGGGTGCGCCTTGAGGCAGGCGGCGGACGGACCGACCCATGACGTCTGGCGCCTGCGCGTCAGTGGCGCTGATCTTCCGGCGTACTGGCTGGACGTTGAAATGCTGCCCGGGGCGACCCTGGACGACCTCGACCGCTTCCTGCGCGACATCTGGCTGGAGTGCTGCGGTCACCTCAGCAGTTTCACCATCGGTCCGCAGTTCGGCCATGACTGGGAAGCAGGCCCAGCGTCCAGACGGACCAGGCAGCCTCCGCTGGCCGGACTTGGCCTGCAGCCTGGTGACAGGTTCGGCTATACCTACGATTTCGGCAGCAGCACCACCCTGACCGTTCAGGTCCAGGCCTACGAATCCGTGAGCGGGAACGCGGCCGACAAGGTCAAGGTGCTCGCGCGGAACCTGCCACCGGTCCTGACGTGCACTCGGTGCGGAAAACCAGCCCGGTGGGTTCACACCGGGGAAGCGGACGCAGCCACCGGCGGCCCGCTGCTGTACTGCGGCGTCCACGGCCGGAGAACCCGCGACGAGCAGCTACCGGTCGTCAACTCCCCGCGCATGGGGGTCTGCGGGTATGAAGGCCGAAGCGACGAACACGGGCCACCTGCGTCACCCGGACTGACCGGCAAGCCGGACCCTGCCCACGCGACGCGGCCGACCCGCGGTCCAGGTCAGGACGTCACCCGCCTGGAGACCCTGAGCCTCCTGGACGAGGACCTTGATCAGGAGGTGCTGGCCTATGTCCAGACCCTGCCGCTGCAGGCGAACACCGTCTGGATGGTCGCCGTTCAGGAGCTGCCGGACGTGCTGCCCACAGCCGAGGGCCTCTCGGCTGTGGTCCTGGTGGTGGACGCTGCGAGCGGGCAGATCATGACAAGCGAGGTCACGGGCGAGATCACGGCGCAGGTCGTGCAGGAAATCGTGCTCGGAACGATGCTGGCCCCTGAGGCAGCTGGCCTTGAGCCGCAGCGGCCCGGTCAGATCTTCACCCTGGACGCGGCGCTGGCCTTCTCGCTGCACACCGCGCTGGCCGCACTGGGCATCAGGGTCGAGCGGCGGGACGATCCTGAGTTCAAGGCCCTGCTCGCCCGCCTGAGCGCAGAAGTCAGCGCCGAGATGCGGGCCCTGGTCGACAGCCAGCGTCCGCAGGCGTTTCTCCAGGACGTGCCTGACCAGGATGTCCGGGATCTGGTGGAGACCTTCGCGCGCTTCATGAAGGCAAAGCCCTGGCAGACCTTCGCGCCAGACAAGCCGCTGCGGGCAAGCTGGACCAACCCGGACGGCACGGGCAGCCAGCTGTACGCCACCGTGCTGGGCGACCTGGGTGAGGTGCACGGTCTGGCCCTCTATCCTGACTGGCTGACCTACAACAAGCATCTCCTGAACAGTTTCAACCCTGAACTGGTGCTGCTGGCCACCGGGGGCCTCGAAAGTCTGACCTTGAGCCGGCGGGACGAGGTGCACCCGGACGACTGGGAGCGGCTCCGGGCAGCTGGACTGCCGGCCCGCGCCAAAGCTGGCCCGGCGCTGGCCCGGGTTGGCCAGACGGGCACCGAGCGGCCCACCTGTGCGCTGCGGCCCCTCACCGCCGTGCTGAACATTCTGTCGGCGCGTGCGGAACGCAGCTCACGCGCCGTGACGTCCCTGAACGCTGACCTCGGCGGAATCCGCGTGAAGTATCCCGCGGATCCACGTGATGAACTCAGCGCGCAAGACCGCAGAGGCAGCATCGAACTGCAGGTGAGGAGCAGCGTCGGCCCCTTCACGGATGACGGGGTCGCCGTCCTGACCGGACCGCCAGAGATGCTGGTGAGAACGGCCCTTGCCCAGGCCCGACGTCTGCTGGAGCAACCGGCCGCACCAGGCCGACACGTGTACCTCCCCTCTCACCTGGAGTCCGCTGCCCAGGTTCTGGAGGACGGCGGCATCTTTGGGGACCTGCATGTGCGCGTCTGGGAGAGCCGCCCCAGCAGCCCAGCACTCACCCTGGCCCACCTCACGGCCCTGGGGCCACTGGTCGACGGTGGACTCGCCACCATTGAGGTCAGGACCCGCCCGGCGGAGGTGGACGGCCTCACCGTGGCGTTGCGGCCGGTTGACCCGGAAGAGGGTCAGGCCTGA
- a CDS encoding replication initiator protein A has translation MTATELVLKSTFDDLNLAEASLISCLTRLKPGENSWRHSFVIAGRSMNVECLGNAYGFPHGSDSDVMVLLTNLYLEAGKPADNSVQCTAYTLLKRLGRSDSSQNYRILHDSLTRLSGTMYKISGWLDQPGGSARRVTFRFIERIEEIQNNVSSLNLQPFGSGTQLRITLDQQVASSLHSPRVRTFDFEFMLKLPGSQSRMLFRLLDTLWFSDPQASRSGVLEFGVVELGKLLRLTNLRPDSIRRTIIPIHQELIASEFLKDVEFVGRGAGQQVRYVFNPQRPDYPLSAEQLELVGRIANMDVPNAQARHYVRKLPTDRARERIQLAEQILAATTTFRKGRGAYAWDILQDESGKYAAPAHRTAVKALEATPSRRESSHVEAEAQEAFEAQKARALLLTPAEQWEASRSSLKLLLGKPLGAARWKSLEQRCLSGRLSAESILRDANRAMAGLTIQDFITQLSQALDAD, from the coding sequence ATGACCGCCACCGAACTGGTTCTCAAATCCACGTTCGATGACCTGAATCTGGCGGAAGCGTCTCTGATCTCGTGTCTGACCCGCCTGAAACCCGGTGAGAACAGCTGGCGGCACAGTTTCGTGATTGCCGGCCGGTCGATGAACGTGGAATGCCTCGGCAACGCCTACGGCTTTCCACACGGGTCGGACAGTGACGTGATGGTGCTGCTGACCAACCTGTACCTCGAGGCAGGAAAACCGGCCGACAACAGCGTGCAGTGCACGGCGTACACCCTGCTCAAGCGGCTGGGGCGCAGTGACAGCAGCCAGAACTACCGCATCCTGCACGACAGCCTCACCCGGCTGTCCGGCACCATGTACAAGATTTCCGGGTGGCTGGATCAACCTGGAGGAAGCGCGCGGCGCGTGACCTTCCGCTTCATCGAACGCATCGAGGAGATCCAGAACAACGTCTCGAGTCTCAACCTGCAGCCCTTCGGGTCGGGTACGCAGCTGCGGATCACGCTTGACCAGCAGGTCGCCTCGTCGCTGCATTCGCCGCGGGTACGCACGTTCGATTTCGAGTTCATGCTGAAACTGCCCGGGAGTCAGAGCCGCATGCTGTTCCGTCTGCTCGATACGCTGTGGTTCAGCGATCCGCAGGCCTCACGTAGCGGCGTTCTGGAGTTCGGCGTGGTGGAGCTCGGCAAACTGCTGCGATTGACCAACCTGCGCCCGGACAGTATCCGGCGCACCATCATCCCGATTCACCAGGAGCTGATTGCCAGTGAATTTCTCAAGGATGTGGAGTTCGTCGGCCGCGGCGCTGGCCAGCAGGTGCGGTACGTGTTCAATCCGCAGCGGCCCGACTATCCGCTGAGCGCTGAGCAGCTCGAACTCGTGGGCAGAATCGCGAACATGGACGTCCCGAATGCGCAGGCCCGGCACTACGTCCGCAAACTGCCGACCGACCGGGCCCGCGAACGGATTCAGCTGGCCGAGCAGATCCTGGCGGCCACGACGACCTTCCGCAAGGGCCGGGGCGCGTACGCCTGGGACATCCTGCAGGATGAAAGCGGCAAGTATGCCGCTCCGGCTCACAGGACGGCCGTGAAGGCCCTGGAGGCGACCCCTTCGCGCCGTGAGTCCAGTCATGTGGAAGCGGAGGCTCAGGAGGCCTTTGAGGCGCAAAAGGCGCGCGCGCTTCTGCTGACACCCGCTGAGCAGTGGGAGGCGAGCCGCTCATCGCTGAAACTGCTTCTGGGCAAACCCCTGGGCGCCGCCCGCTGGAAAAGCCTGGAGCAGCGTTGCCTGTCGGGCCGGTTGTCGGCAGAAAGCATCCTGCGGGACGCCAACCGCGCTATGGCGGGCCTGACCATTCAGGACTTCATCACGCAGCTGAGCCAGGCCCTGGACGCCGACTGA
- a CDS encoding alpha/beta hydrolase, with protein sequence MSPDNFPPDDLELRLDLPFSRHGLALDLLQSRTRPDSPVPAIIHLHGGAWVMFSKWAVDNVFLAREGYVTVSVDDRLAGEALFPAQIHDVKTAVWWLRAHARDLNIDPGSIGVWGVSAGAHLAGLLGVTAGTEAFEGLDGGWAGEESSVQAVGSVCGPMHLTDPSWRHEAGPFPLFGQPLSAVPAQAVAASPITYVSANAPAFAFVHGRQDEVVPAGQSQQMHQRLLKAGGSSELDLLAGGHEINMTHPAVMQRHLSRFFGTQLGRPEPGGRPASL encoded by the coding sequence ATGTCCCCGGACAACTTCCCACCGGACGATCTGGAACTGCGCCTGGATCTTCCCTTCAGCCGCCACGGCCTGGCGCTGGACCTGCTGCAGTCCAGAACGCGGCCGGATTCTCCGGTGCCGGCCATCATTCACCTGCACGGCGGCGCCTGGGTGATGTTCAGCAAATGGGCAGTCGATAATGTGTTCCTTGCCCGCGAGGGGTATGTCACGGTCAGTGTGGACGACCGCCTGGCCGGAGAGGCGCTGTTCCCGGCGCAGATTCACGATGTGAAGACAGCGGTGTGGTGGCTCAGGGCACACGCGAGGGACCTCAACATCGATCCCGGGAGTATCGGCGTGTGGGGCGTCAGCGCGGGCGCTCACCTCGCAGGGCTCCTGGGCGTGACGGCCGGCACCGAGGCGTTCGAAGGATTGGACGGGGGCTGGGCAGGCGAAGAGTCCAGCGTTCAGGCGGTCGGCAGTGTCTGCGGGCCCATGCACCTGACCGATCCGTCGTGGCGCCACGAGGCCGGGCCCTTTCCACTGTTTGGGCAGCCGCTCTCGGCGGTTCCTGCACAGGCGGTGGCGGCCAGCCCGATCACTTACGTGTCAGCTAACGCACCGGCGTTTGCCTTCGTTCACGGGCGGCAGGATGAGGTGGTGCCCGCCGGGCAGTCGCAACAGATGCATCAGAGGCTCCTCAAAGCGGGCGGCTCAAGCGAACTTGATCTGCTGGCGGGCGGGCACGAGATCAACATGACGCATCCGGCAGTCATGCAGCGGCATCTGAGCCGCTTTTTCGGAACGCAGTTGGGCCGGCCTGAGCCAGGAGGACGCCCCGCCAGCCTCTGA
- a CDS encoding ParA family protein: MKVITFFNHAGGVGKSSSARDIGFTLGRRGFRVLLIDADPQANLTDWLGVRQLNAPGGTLREIELEDTLYPAVIAEDDADLALPAPVAVHGVHLIPGHLDVATIEPMLPGQLMGVLRLKEALQPLAGQYDFVLIDPPPSLGQLSALAVMAAQYVVVPAPASGKGLKGLSTVVQMLGRFRKANPGLKMAMILITQYNDTTNHSRESLAQLRAQFGHLAPISTPLTYRPALYPDSQLHGEPLPEFARRSPAAQEIETVTSQLLEALGVPARV; this comes from the coding sequence ATGAAGGTGATCACGTTCTTCAACCATGCCGGCGGCGTGGGCAAATCCAGCAGCGCACGTGACATCGGGTTCACGCTCGGGCGGCGAGGCTTCCGGGTTCTGCTGATCGACGCCGACCCGCAGGCCAATCTCACCGACTGGCTGGGGGTCCGCCAGCTGAACGCGCCCGGCGGCACGCTCCGTGAGATCGAACTCGAGGACACCCTCTACCCGGCCGTGATTGCCGAAGACGACGCTGACCTCGCCCTGCCTGCGCCGGTGGCCGTGCACGGCGTTCACCTCATTCCCGGTCACCTGGACGTCGCCACGATCGAACCGATGCTGCCCGGTCAACTGATGGGCGTGCTGCGCCTGAAAGAAGCGCTTCAGCCGCTTGCCGGCCAGTACGACTTCGTGCTGATCGACCCGCCGCCCAGCCTCGGGCAGCTCAGTGCCCTGGCCGTCATGGCGGCGCAGTACGTGGTCGTGCCTGCGCCCGCCAGCGGCAAAGGCCTCAAGGGGCTGTCGACGGTCGTGCAGATGCTGGGCCGCTTCCGCAAAGCGAACCCCGGACTGAAAATGGCCATGATCCTGATCACGCAGTACAACGACACCACCAACCACAGCCGCGAGAGTCTGGCGCAGCTGCGCGCACAGTTCGGTCACCTCGCCCCGATCAGCACGCCGCTGACGTACCGGCCGGCGCTGTACCCGGATTCGCAGCTGCACGGTGAGCCGCTGCCGGAATTCGCCCGGCGCAGCCCCGCCGCGCAGGAGATCGAAACAGTGACCTCCCAGCTGCTTGAAGCCCTGGGGGTGCCTGCCCGTGTCTAA
- a CDS encoding helix-turn-helix transcriptional regulator, translating to MTAYAEHDAPEAPRSWHKAQRLTALLAELQARPQSTAELARSFGVGQRSVQRDLEALRAMGHFVQEDTPGLYFIPRNGTLLRPAEVLAAYTALRLAHHHSPALGGHDRRALHTLSLALPERVRHTLNASIRSGGQGVFTDRQMELVAAAWLDGQVLRFDHRERNGILRTGLELGVYFVEISRTNLAPFVIGLNRAAGTVGTYKLARMSNLHLLADRYDVDPHFDPQAYLSDAWGVIGGEDSVTVTVRFDPEAAYRVLEGGFPQSTLIRGDGFVDLEFRAGVDDAGLPRELMPFLLSWGARAEVLSPPEVRCAWLAELRDALARFDRTPQVRG from the coding sequence ATGACCGCCTATGCAGAGCACGACGCGCCCGAAGCCCCCCGCAGCTGGCACAAAGCCCAGCGGCTCACGGCGCTGCTTGCCGAGCTGCAGGCCCGCCCGCAGTCCACCGCCGAACTCGCCCGCTCGTTCGGCGTGGGCCAGCGCAGCGTGCAGCGGGACCTTGAGGCCCTGCGCGCCATGGGGCACTTCGTCCAGGAGGACACGCCCGGGCTGTACTTCATTCCGCGCAACGGCACCCTGCTGCGGCCCGCCGAGGTGCTCGCCGCGTACACCGCGCTGCGCCTGGCGCACCACCATTCCCCGGCGCTCGGCGGGCACGACCGCCGCGCCCTGCACACCCTGTCGCTCGCGCTGCCCGAGCGCGTGCGGCACACCTTGAACGCCAGCATCCGTTCCGGCGGGCAGGGGGTGTTCACCGACCGGCAGATGGAACTTGTCGCCGCCGCGTGGCTTGACGGGCAGGTGCTGCGCTTCGATCACCGCGAGCGCAACGGGATCCTGCGCACCGGCCTGGAACTGGGCGTGTACTTCGTGGAGATCAGCCGCACGAACCTCGCGCCGTTCGTGATCGGCCTCAACCGCGCCGCCGGCACGGTCGGCACCTACAAGCTCGCCCGCATGAGCAACCTGCACCTGCTCGCTGACCGCTACGACGTCGACCCGCACTTCGACCCGCAGGCGTACCTCTCGGACGCCTGGGGCGTGATCGGCGGTGAGGACAGCGTCACCGTGACCGTCCGCTTCGACCCGGAGGCGGCCTACCGCGTCCTCGAGGGCGGCTTCCCCCAGTCGACCCTGATCCGCGGGGACGGCTTCGTGGACCTCGAGTTCCGCGCGGGCGTCGATGACGCCGGACTGCCGCGCGAACTGATGCCGTTTCTGCTCAGCTGGGGCGCCCGGGCCGAGGTGCTGTCCCCCCCGGAGGTGCGCTGCGCGTGGCTCGCCGAACTCCGCGACGCGCTCGCCCGCTTCGACCGGACGCCCCAGGTGCGCGGCTGA
- a CDS encoding tetratricopeptide repeat protein has protein sequence MAPRSSQHEAPWDESITALLDAGQWDAAVRTITQAFTHARQAARFGQLLTWFEQVPAAARAQSGAVRLHLRLLGNIPGEPDLERVARAYAAEPAAAPVAQVCLAWVHAQRDRFAEALASADAALQREAELTPFDLGLVLRARGMAGQRLGRPAWEDDDHRAAQLSDGRVRGVTLMEYGSLLLYGDGHARGMEALGEATLALRGDDLEGWVLSSKGYAHLHHVDLDDAQACFEACIALRERFRPHGQTGLAAVLRARGEWDRAEALYQQAIALAARQEHTERERQARRGLGHTARMRGQPLRAIEWLSQAAVTVPADRESGASWVNVDLAAAHVSLPRVDAARVLDLLGRTGPLSGEDADRAAIVRAELARRQGRPDEAAALNRPLNRRMLWTREEATALPDLFALLGADAPEPLARPERLSVDVRAAGFGEVHLNGRRLNLPLLPLVALVALLDAGGTLDAESLAAAVGDGQPRGRRQAAQRATRAVKQLRGALGWPDSVTHAAGRYTLDPAAAWSYDVVNLQRAGEPVPAFLRGVHAFPWVMEREQALLFGDDDLSD, from the coding sequence GTGGCGCCACGATCTTCGCAGCACGAAGCCCCCTGGGACGAGTCCATCACCGCGCTGCTGGACGCCGGGCAGTGGGACGCGGCCGTGCGGACGATCACCCAGGCGTTCACGCACGCGCGGCAGGCCGCGAGGTTCGGGCAGCTGCTGACGTGGTTCGAGCAGGTGCCCGCGGCGGCACGCGCGCAGAGCGGCGCCGTGCGGCTGCACCTGCGCCTGCTGGGGAACATCCCGGGCGAACCGGACCTGGAGCGCGTGGCGCGCGCGTACGCCGCTGAGCCGGCCGCCGCGCCGGTCGCGCAGGTGTGCCTCGCGTGGGTGCACGCGCAGCGGGACCGGTTCGCGGAGGCCCTGGCCAGCGCGGACGCGGCCCTGCAGCGTGAAGCGGAACTCACGCCGTTCGACCTGGGGCTGGTGCTGCGGGCGCGCGGTATGGCCGGGCAGCGCCTCGGACGCCCGGCCTGGGAGGACGATGACCACCGGGCGGCGCAGCTGAGTGACGGCCGGGTGCGCGGCGTCACCCTGATGGAGTACGGCAGCCTGCTGCTGTACGGCGACGGGCACGCGCGCGGCATGGAGGCGCTGGGGGAAGCGACCCTCGCGCTGCGCGGCGATGACCTCGAAGGCTGGGTGCTGAGCAGCAAGGGGTACGCGCACCTGCATCACGTGGACCTGGACGACGCGCAGGCGTGCTTCGAGGCGTGCATCGCCCTGCGTGAGCGTTTCCGGCCGCATGGGCAGACCGGGCTGGCGGCGGTGCTGCGCGCGCGGGGCGAATGGGACCGGGCTGAGGCGCTGTACCAGCAGGCGATCGCCCTCGCGGCGCGGCAGGAGCACACGGAGCGTGAACGGCAGGCGCGCCGCGGCCTGGGCCACACCGCCCGCATGCGCGGTCAGCCGCTGCGGGCCATCGAGTGGCTGTCGCAGGCGGCCGTGACGGTGCCGGCCGACCGGGAGAGCGGCGCGTCCTGGGTGAATGTCGATCTCGCGGCGGCGCACGTGTCGTTGCCTCGGGTGGACGCTGCGCGCGTCCTGGACCTGCTGGGGCGCACCGGCCCGCTGTCCGGGGAGGACGCTGACCGCGCGGCGATCGTCCGGGCAGAACTGGCGCGGCGTCAGGGGCGCCCGGACGAGGCGGCCGCGTTGAACCGGCCCCTGAACCGCCGGATGCTGTGGACGCGCGAAGAGGCCACGGCCCTGCCGGACCTGTTCGCGCTGCTGGGGGCCGACGCGCCGGAGCCGCTGGCGCGCCCGGAACGCCTGAGCGTGGACGTGCGCGCCGCCGGGTTCGGGGAGGTGCACCTCAACGGCCGGCGGCTGAACCTGCCGCTGCTGCCGCTCGTGGCGCTCGTCGCGCTGCTGGACGCCGGCGGCACCCTGGACGCCGAGTCCCTCGCGGCGGCCGTGGGGGACGGTCAGCCCCGCGGCCGCCGGCAGGCGGCGCAGCGGGCGACCCGCGCGGTCAAGCAGCTGCGCGGCGCGCTGGGCTGGCCGGACAGCGTGACGCACGCGGCGGGGCGCTACACGCTGGACCCGGCGGCCGCGTGGTCGTACGACGTGGTGAACCTTCAGCGCGCCGGTGAGCCCGTGCCGGCGTTCCTGCGGGGCGTGCACGCCTTTCCGTGGGTGATGGAACGCGAGCAGGCCCTGCTGTTCGGGGACGATGACCTGAGCGACTGA
- a CDS encoding DinB family protein has translation MDQWWVGRYGLGTGPYEHQLAEHLPTAMTTHATRAEAATALERPKTLQVTDVAAMRGLFSEVDELVFQAFGRLDQPFEVIRPSGRRTVVTQRWVLIAQMTHEFHHKGQMLACGRAVGSSVPDDTETDLVPPYRHGPRGRYASRFCGRHRTPVDDAQAGSPERRACSPAKQR, from the coding sequence ATGGACCAGTGGTGGGTCGGCCGATACGGCCTCGGGACCGGGCCGTACGAACACCAACTGGCTGAGCACCTGCCCACAGCCATGACGACGCACGCCACGCGGGCTGAAGCGGCCACCGCACTGGAGCGCCCGAAGACCCTGCAAGTGACGGACGTGGCGGCCATGCGCGGCTTGTTCTCCGAGGTGGACGAGCTTGTCTTTCAGGCCTTCGGCCGGCTGGATCAACCGTTCGAAGTGATCAGGCCCAGCGGTCGACGGACTGTCGTGACGCAACGCTGGGTGCTGATCGCCCAGATGACGCATGAGTTCCATCACAAAGGGCAGATGCTGGCGTGTGGACGCGCCGTGGGGTCCTCCGTGCCGGATGACACCGAGACGGATCTGGTGCCGCCGTATCGTCACGGTCCCAGAGGGAGATACGCTAGCCGTTTTTGTGGGCGCCACCGCACACCGGTTGACGACGCGCAGGCCGGATCACCGGAGCGAAGGGCCTGTTCACCGGCGAAGCAGCGCTGA